The DNA segment TTAACCCAGCCTTATTATCAAATATTTCTGCTTTTTCCGTCACGGCAGAATTTGGTaagtttttatttcatcatttattcaGTACCAAAagactttctttcttttctttctttttgtcaacTGTCTACTCCGAGTTGGCAGAGGAGCTTTACTCAGTGGCTGTTTACCTTATGGTTTAAAATGCATTACTGTTGTCATGTTTGAAAAATTTCAGATTTGCTGTTAATATTGCAGTCTTGTATGACAGTTTAGATATTTGGTCATACAGTTATTGATGAACACATAAAAATGCTTATTTCTTATTATTCGGGGGATTATTGAATGATTATAGTTTATATTCAGAACCTCAAGAACTCAAACATTTTCCTTAAAATGTAGTCATTGGCTAAAATGTGGGAACTTTTTTGAGGCCCACAAAGATAAACTGATTTATTTGTCACAGGAAAGGCCCAGTTTTGTCTTTAGGAGGATACCTCATAGTTATTACAAATAATTAAATCCAAAGTAAGGCctataatgattttttaaagtcCTAATCACCAAACTCCAGTCCCTAAAAGTAccttatactatttttttgtattcttttgcACTTTAGATGGCTCGGTGAGGTGATATGAAATGAAAGACGCCAAGAAAATTTGGGATCCGGTCAACCCCAGTCATTTGGGGGATAACTGCAGTGTCCTACTGTCCCTTATTGCCTCTTAATCTACCCTAAAATACAACATCTGTACTTCTTCCAAATGATGTATTGCCTAAGAAGAAAGCGACTTCAGTTGAGGCGAGTTATATTTCTCCTGGCCGGGGTCTTCCTCTGTACAGTTTACCAGCTGTCCATCAACACGGGGCGATATGAATCATTGCCCTCGCCTCCGATTGGAGATGCTTTCGCAGAAGGCTCAGCTGCATGGGTGGAAGAGGTCACAGCCGAAAGTCGGGAGAAATCAAAAAACCGAACGACAACCTCAATCCCTTTAAACTCAACGGCCGATGTCAGCACCCCCACACCCCCAGCGGCCACCACAAACAGAACTAAAGTGCATTGCATCTGTGTCCCTCCCCATGAGGATGGCCCCCTCACTACGTCTCCTCCTGGTGATGCTCCTCACATCAAGGGCGAGTACCCTAAAGACATATTCTCAGTGGAGGAGCGCAGACAGGGCTGGGTTTTCTTGCACATCTTCGGCATGGTTTACATGTTTGTGTCCCTGGCCATCGTGTGCGATGAATTCTTCGTCCCCGCGCTGGGGGTCATCATAGACAAGTTGGAAATATCGGACGACGTGGCGGGAGCCACGTTCATGGCGGCGGGAGGATCTGCCCCAGAACTTTTCACCTCTTTGATCGGGGTCTTCATAGCTCACAGCAACGTGGGAATTGGGACTATTGTGGGCTCTGCAGTTTTCAACATTCTCTTTGTGATTGGGATGTGCGCTCTGTTTTCCCGAGAGGTTCTTCATCTCACATGGTGGCCTCTTTTTAGAGATGTTTCCTTCTACATCGTAGGACTGATCTTGCTCATTATCTTTTTCCTGGATAATGTCATCATGTGGTGGGAGAGTGTGACACTGCTGGCTACCTATTCCTTCTACGTTATCTTTATGAAATTTAACGCCCAAATAGAACACGTGGTCAAGATGCAGCTTTACAAACACAAAAGCATCGTCAGAATCATTACGGAGGAGGAGACAGTAGTGGTAGGTTTTATATTGTATGGTCATACTTGAAATATTATGAAAATggggaaagtattttttttgttaaaactcataaataacaaaaaaatagtggCCCAGTGTGCAAAgtacacaaaaaacaattacCGTATTCTGCGGACTATAGGTAGTTTTTTGCATAGTTTGGATGGgcctatatatttttaatttattcaacaTCTTATGTTGTATCATATAGCTTATTTATTTAAGCTATGAGACAACATAAATTgttgaataatttttttttaaatctatataaatataaatgatatataatgtgtgtgtatatataagctATAAGACAACATAAGCTgttaaattaatgaaaaaaaaatatatgtagatatgtgcaaattttttttataaccccAACATTTGAAGTACCCACTAATATTTTTTCTGCAAACAGATTGCAACCACTAGTGATAGTCAAGATATTGCTCCTCCAATTCCGGAAGATAAAAACCGATTAAAGGTAATATTTAAAATAGCATTTTGCCCTTGTTTGTGCCAGTTTTCTGCATATTCATCAACTGACCTGAATGATTTTTTCCCAGTTGAAGCCGTCTCTTCAACGTGGAGGAAGTTCAGCATCTTTGCACAACAGCACCATGAGAAACACCATTTTCCAACTGATGATTCACACGTTGGATCCCCTGGGAGAAGGTGAATGCAACTCTGACATTGACTGTGTGATGATGTCGATTTAGTAATGCTAGCTCACTTGCAGGGAAATTCAAGGAGAAGGCTGAAAGTCTGAATAATGTAGTAAGACGAAAGGCTGAAGGTGAAATTGCAGCAAAGAGTGAAGGTAACCAAAACGTGAAGGTCATGACACAAAATTGTCTGACAAAGATTAAACTTAGATAAATGGCAGTGAAATTTAACAGTGAAATTTGATCTAGCAAGACTAGGTATGAATAAATGGTCAGATTTTAGTGCAATTGAAAGCGACCAGATTGGACGACCATTAGCGTCAACGGCAGAAAATGaacctaaatatatttttaaaactgtcTGAATGATATTtaggaatgtgtgtgtgattttATTGTTAGATGGCCAAAATGGGCAGGTGCCAGGAAAAGAGGACGAAGCTGTTCCAGCtggtgaaaatgaaaataaggaaCCACCGGAAGACAAGAAGGTACACCTCACTGGGCCCAGAAATTAATCTTTGCTATCTTTCTATTTAGGGTGAATGGGGAACATGAAGCTTATTTCAggcttgacactttttttcaaccatatgtctttttaaaacacaggaggaccaacctggagAGTCGGACGGTTCAGGCAGTGATGAAGATGATAGTGATGAAGATGACAGTGATGATGACTCTAGTGAAGATggggatgatgaggaggagccTCTTTCTTTGGAGTGGCCCGAAACCACACGGAAACAAGCAACGTATCTTTTCCTATTGCCCATTGTCTTCCCTCTGTGGCTGAGCGTCCCCGATGTCCGCAAACAGGTGACAtggcaaacaaaacaaaaaaaataggatacaGTAAatgactttgcttttttttttcaatagaaatCAAGAAAATTCTTTGCTGTCACCTTCCTGGGTTCCATTTTGTGGATTGGGGTCTTTTCTTACCTCATGGTGTGGTGGGCCCATCAGGTTAGCCACTGTAGAAAAACAAGACACTTCATTAGGTACACTTCATGGCCACTGAACCTTTGGAGTATTGCAATAACAGTAAATATACTTTCAAAACACAAGACAAATTCACCTAACAGAAAGTCCAAATGCCTTTGAACATTTTACATGATTTGAATGACCACAAATCCACACTGCCTTTAAGATGAAGGGAATAAAAAATCATCCAAgccaccccccccctccccccacttATATTAGGAACCTCAAAAACGTTTTTCAGTCAGTTATTGCTGTAAAAGATACAACTTGTCCTCGCAGGTGGGCGAGACTATCGGCATCTCTGAGGAGATTATGGGCCTGACTATCCTGGCTGCGGGGACCTCCATCCCTGACCTCATAACCAGCGTGATCGTGGCCCGCAAAGGACTCGGGGACATGGCCGTGTCTAGCTCAGTGGGCAGCAATATTTTTGACATTACAGTGGGGTGAGTTTCCTCGATTTGGGGATTTCCACCTTCAACTCTATGGGAATACACACTTGCATTGATTTGAATTCACACACAATTGTCTTTGTTCGAAAGTCTGCCGCTGCCATGGCTCCTGTTCTCCATGCTCCACGGCTTGGTTCCAGTGGCGGTCAGCAGCAATGGCCTCTTCTGTGCCATCGTGCTACTCTTCCTCATGCTCCTCTTCGTCATCATCTCCATCGCATCGTGCAAGTGGAAGATGAACAAAACGTTGGGTTTCGCCATGTT comes from the Stigmatopora nigra isolate UIUO_SnigA chromosome 22, RoL_Snig_1.1, whole genome shotgun sequence genome and includes:
- the LOC144215985 gene encoding sodium/potassium/calcium exchanger 1-like isoform X2, with the protein product MMYCLRRKRLQLRRVIFLLAGVFLCTVYQLSINTGRYESLPSPPIGDAFAEGSAAWVEEVTAESREKSKNRTTTSIPLNSTADVSTPTPPAATTNRTKVHCICVPPHEDGPLTTSPPGDAPHIKGEYPKDIFSVEERRQGWVFLHIFGMVYMFVSLAIVCDEFFVPALGVIIDKLEISDDVAGATFMAAGGSAPELFTSLIGVFIAHSNVGIGTIVGSAVFNILFVIGMCALFSREVLHLTWWPLFRDVSFYIVGLILLIIFFLDNVIMWWESVTLLATYSFYVIFMKFNAQIEHVVKMQLYKHKSIVRIITEEETVVIATTSDSQDIAPPIPEDKNRLKLKPSLQRGGSSASLHNSTMRNTIFQLMIHTLDPLGEDGQNGQVPGKEDEAVPAGENENKEPPEDKKEDQPGESDGSGSDEDDSDEDDSDDDSSEDGDDEEEPLSLEWPETTRKQATYLFLLPIVFPLWLSVPDVRKQKSRKFFAVTFLGSILWIGVFSYLMVWWAHQVGETIGISEEIMGLTILAAGTSIPDLITSVIVARKGLGDMAVSSSVGSNIFDITVGLPLPWLLFSMLHGLVPVAVSSNGLFCAIVLLFLMLLFVIISIASCKWKMNKTLGFAMFLLYFFFLVISVMLEDRIIVCPVSI
- the LOC144215985 gene encoding sodium/potassium/calcium exchanger 1-like isoform X1; the protein is MMYCLRRKRLQLRRVIFLLAGVFLCTVYQLSINTGRYESLPSPPIGDAFAEGSAAWVEEVTAESREKSKNRTTTSIPLNSTADVSTPTPPAATTNRTKVHCICVPPHEDGPLTTSPPGDAPHIKGEYPKDIFSVEERRQGWVFLHIFGMVYMFVSLAIVCDEFFVPALGVIIDKLEISDDVAGATFMAAGGSAPELFTSLIGVFIAHSNVGIGTIVGSAVFNILFVIGMCALFSREVLHLTWWPLFRDVSFYIVGLILLIIFFLDNVIMWWESVTLLATYSFYVIFMKFNAQIEHVVKMQLYKHKSIVRIITEEETVVIATTSDSQDIAPPIPEDKNRLKLKPSLQRGGSSASLHNSTMRNTIFQLMIHTLDPLGEGKFKEKAESLNNVVRRKAEGEIAAKSEDGQNGQVPGKEDEAVPAGENENKEPPEDKKEDQPGESDGSGSDEDDSDEDDSDDDSSEDGDDEEEPLSLEWPETTRKQATYLFLLPIVFPLWLSVPDVRKQKSRKFFAVTFLGSILWIGVFSYLMVWWAHQVGETIGISEEIMGLTILAAGTSIPDLITSVIVARKGLGDMAVSSSVGSNIFDITVGLPLPWLLFSMLHGLVPVAVSSNGLFCAIVLLFLMLLFVIISIASCKWKMNKTLGFAMFLLYFFFLVISVMLEDRIIVCPVSI